Proteins co-encoded in one Acidovorax sp. 69 genomic window:
- a CDS encoding UvrD-helicase domain-containing protein, which translates to MTSHSARSWSHQWLLPTGEQQQVLQSKAAAIIISALAGTGKTTTLCMKACNLLAGMDRGGRILALAYSRAGVTAIRDRLIKLDGVVPARLEILTIEQLSERVLKEQGDPVAKLDDPVRRRFLILQAQQALRQELQRSPDNDANALMAQDVDIDAFQAFEAQAKKTLLDRQFQDSGTDLHTFCQERDLDFGLYRLLRHYERMRAGLNHEPQFYADGDCTFELCRQLDLLDWGQPCEWLQGRYGAVLFDELHDLDEAALMVLRKLVQSDNGVFVGAGDFNQHIHEGSLSVFGGAMQHIRDCLPVDAEVLNINTTRRFGAEICGALNPLFALEFASVSENSDSFLHSTYDTDEHCAQQLVEVHAQIVNGWGALQGGKSKHSALNVMLRNPQDSMLLEWVFGHEGVHYGCQGMSVFYLRKEVALVLSLMWALQDSNAERHLTLGIVSAAVQGLIHYGRRNALAHGADADVLAQGQFDQTCWTALHGASESHQMAVTLYADSARMRRYILHGTLNPQASELDDHCAKMMALAPDVLGDAGAFCRHPWVRRIFDDASINGQERSACLASLDGLSRLGRGIPVGEFLGRLTLMARGSIERHQHKEPVTLRLMSVDACKGREFTFVAVPFVERGRFPSTVTHNEAYRERNMLYVAMTRARTALWLLESVARPVTPGPV; encoded by the coding sequence ATGACATCCCATTCCGCCAGGAGCTGGAGCCACCAATGGCTCCTGCCAACCGGCGAGCAGCAGCAGGTGCTCCAGTCCAAGGCCGCCGCGATCATCATCAGCGCACTGGCGGGGACGGGTAAGACGACCACGCTGTGCATGAAAGCATGTAATTTGTTGGCCGGTATGGATCGAGGGGGCCGTATTCTCGCGCTGGCCTATTCGCGAGCGGGAGTCACCGCCATTCGCGACCGGCTGATCAAACTCGACGGTGTGGTGCCTGCGCGCCTGGAGATCCTGACCATCGAGCAACTCAGTGAGAGAGTGCTGAAAGAACAGGGGGACCCTGTCGCGAAGCTCGATGATCCGGTGCGACGGCGTTTTCTGATCCTCCAGGCACAACAAGCGCTGCGCCAAGAACTGCAACGGAGCCCGGACAACGACGCCAATGCGCTGATGGCGCAGGACGTGGATATCGACGCGTTTCAAGCTTTTGAGGCGCAGGCCAAGAAGACCTTGTTGGACCGACAGTTTCAGGACTCGGGCACAGACCTGCACACTTTCTGTCAAGAGCGGGATCTGGACTTTGGCCTGTATCGGCTACTGAGGCACTACGAGCGCATGCGTGCAGGCCTGAATCATGAGCCGCAGTTTTATGCCGACGGGGATTGCACCTTTGAATTGTGCCGTCAGCTGGACTTGCTGGATTGGGGGCAGCCCTGTGAATGGCTGCAGGGGCGGTACGGTGCGGTGTTGTTCGATGAGCTGCACGACCTTGATGAAGCCGCGTTGATGGTTCTGCGCAAACTGGTGCAGAGCGACAACGGCGTATTTGTGGGCGCCGGTGATTTCAATCAGCATATCCACGAGGGATCGTTGTCGGTGTTTGGCGGCGCCATGCAGCACATCCGGGACTGCTTGCCTGTGGATGCCGAGGTGCTGAACATCAACACCACGCGCCGGTTTGGTGCGGAGATTTGCGGGGCCCTCAACCCCCTGTTCGCGCTGGAGTTCGCCTCAGTATCGGAGAACTCCGATTCATTCCTGCATTCGACTTACGACACGGATGAACATTGTGCGCAGCAACTGGTGGAGGTTCACGCGCAAATTGTCAACGGTTGGGGGGCGCTGCAGGGGGGTAAAAGCAAGCACAGTGCCTTGAATGTGATGCTGAGGAATCCCCAGGACAGCATGTTGCTGGAGTGGGTGTTTGGGCATGAAGGCGTGCACTACGGTTGCCAGGGGATGAGCGTTTTTTATCTGCGCAAGGAAGTGGCCCTGGTTCTGTCTTTGATGTGGGCCTTGCAAGACAGCAACGCAGAACGCCATTTGACTCTGGGGATTGTGAGTGCGGCGGTTCAGGGGCTGATTCACTATGGCCGCCGCAACGCCCTGGCGCATGGCGCAGATGCCGATGTATTGGCCCAAGGCCAGTTTGACCAGACATGCTGGACAGCTTTGCACGGTGCCAGCGAAAGCCACCAAATGGCCGTTACGTTGTATGCGGATTCCGCGCGAATGCGTCGCTACATTTTGCATGGCACCCTGAATCCCCAGGCCTCCGAGCTGGACGACCATTGCGCCAAAATGATGGCGCTGGCACCCGATGTGCTCGGGGATGCCGGTGCGTTTTGTCGCCACCCCTGGGTGCGTCGCATCTTTGACGACGCATCGATCAACGGCCAAGAGCGAAGCGCATGCCTTGCAAGCCTTGATGGGTTGTCGCGGCTGGGGCGTGGCATTCCTGTGGGCGAGTTCCTCGGTCGCCTGACGCTGATGGCCCGTGGCAGCATTGAGAGGCACCAACACAAGGAGCCGGTGACCTTGCGTTTGATGAGCGTGGATGCCTGCAAGGGCCGCGAATTCACGTTTGTGGCGGTGCCCTTTGTGGAGCGCGGGCGCTTCCCCAGCACTGTGACGCACAACGAGGCTTACCGGGAGCGCAACATGCTGTATGTGGCGATGACCCGCGCGCGCACTGCGTTGTGGTTGCTGGAGAGTGTTGCCAGGCCCGTGACCCCGGGGCCTGTTTAG
- a CDS encoding DUF2894 domain-containing protein, translating to MSEPSEPTLESLRAEGAHRHDPARFHYLEVLARRLPGQPASVRQVLAERLHAAVIAYAQGAPSDPPTPGVCEPLASKAATPATESPLARLNRHIHARAQTEADTVRSSDSESLSDMKSVRHFGEVWSKISAEQQVVQALHRGPENAGPLNSHKLVLRSLSLMRALSPDYLRRFMSQMDTLLWIDQANAKVSSSPAIKPPRKSRPKQ from the coding sequence ATGAGTGAGCCGAGCGAGCCCACGCTGGAGTCCCTGCGGGCCGAAGGCGCGCACCGCCATGACCCGGCACGCTTTCACTACCTGGAAGTGTTGGCCCGGCGCCTGCCAGGCCAACCCGCGTCCGTGCGGCAGGTATTGGCAGAGCGACTGCATGCGGCCGTGATCGCTTATGCCCAAGGCGCCCCGAGCGATCCTCCAACCCCCGGAGTTTGCGAGCCACTCGCCAGCAAAGCCGCGACGCCCGCCACAGAATCCCCGCTGGCGCGACTGAACCGGCACATCCATGCCCGCGCCCAAACCGAAGCAGACACCGTGCGGTCCAGTGACAGCGAGAGCCTGTCGGACATGAAAAGCGTGCGCCACTTCGGCGAAGTGTGGTCCAAAATATCGGCAGAACAGCAGGTGGTGCAGGCCCTGCACCGGGGGCCTGAGAATGCGGGTCCGCTCAATTCGCACAAGCTCGTTCTGCGCTCGCTGAGCCTCATGCGAGCCCTGTCACCCGACTACCTGCGGCGCTTCATGTCGCAGATGGACACCCTGCTGTGGATCGACCAGGCCAACGCCAAAGTGTCTAGCAGCCCGGCCATCAAACCGCCGCGCAAAAGCCGACCGAAGCAGTGA
- a CDS encoding DUF3348 family protein: protein MNDLHGMYPHHRLNSSRLVVLLQQWARENGERTAQSPQQDVAEPLSQWLGTVDAVKLSRALHAIESLPQAAEAAGLQGADLDVPALDRQVQKTRTDLTTLMTAGVAAPKPLRARADNTPVELPDPQADANFAAHGPRYLDLQKQMDTRLLALRTQVRHALAKGPMALQQLAALDGVMEQMLGAREQRLWTSLPGYLERRLAHLQHKHQQALQTSGRADEPLRWRQPGGWLWAFEQDLQALLLAEMQVRLQPITGLLEAAHHEKTGPQE, encoded by the coding sequence ATGAATGACCTCCACGGGATGTATCCGCACCACCGACTCAATAGTTCCAGACTTGTTGTCCTGCTCCAGCAATGGGCGCGGGAGAATGGCGAGCGCACGGCGCAGTCACCGCAGCAGGACGTGGCGGAGCCATTGAGCCAGTGGCTGGGCACCGTAGATGCTGTCAAGCTGAGCCGGGCGCTGCATGCCATCGAGTCTCTGCCGCAGGCAGCGGAAGCGGCCGGGCTGCAGGGGGCCGATCTGGATGTGCCAGCGCTCGACCGCCAAGTGCAAAAGACCCGGACCGATCTGACGACCCTCATGACAGCCGGGGTGGCAGCCCCCAAGCCTTTGCGCGCTCGGGCCGACAACACGCCCGTAGAACTGCCCGACCCGCAGGCCGATGCGAACTTTGCAGCCCATGGCCCACGCTATCTGGATTTGCAAAAGCAGATGGACACGCGGCTGCTGGCGCTGCGGACACAGGTACGCCATGCACTCGCCAAGGGGCCCATGGCCCTGCAACAGCTGGCGGCGCTGGACGGCGTGATGGAGCAGATGCTGGGTGCGCGCGAGCAGCGGCTGTGGACGTCTCTGCCAGGCTATCTGGAACGGCGTCTGGCGCACCTGCAACACAAGCACCAGCAGGCACTGCAAACCAGCGGTCGGGCCGACGAGCCCCTGCGCTGGCGCCAGCCCGGTGGCTGGCTATGGGCTTTTGAACAGGATTTACAGGCGTTGCTGCTCGCAGAAATGCAGGTACGCCTTCAGCCGATCACGGGGCTGCTGGAAGCAGCCCACCACGAGAAAACAGGACCACAGGAATGA
- a CDS encoding OmpA family protein yields the protein MDDALDDATEQTAPVWAVFGDLMAGLLGAFVLILVGVLVVQIDLVASLKQEVEKRQMEEQRRMALEKALAIPLASGRVTVNNGRIGISGSVLFGTGSDELRPEGRQLLKSLVQPLMVYLRERDEMLMVSGFTDNTTLLRGTHQRFADNLELSAQRALTVARALIDEGMPSSQVFAAAFGAEQPVADNADEKGRAQNRRVEMAPVPKASNTQPPRNE from the coding sequence ATGGACGACGCCCTGGACGATGCCACTGAACAGACGGCACCCGTGTGGGCCGTGTTCGGAGACCTCATGGCGGGCCTGCTGGGCGCGTTCGTGCTGATTTTGGTGGGCGTGCTCGTGGTGCAGATCGACCTGGTGGCCAGCCTGAAGCAGGAGGTCGAAAAGCGCCAGATGGAAGAGCAGCGCCGCATGGCACTCGAAAAGGCACTCGCCATCCCCCTGGCCAGTGGCCGGGTGACGGTGAACAATGGCCGCATTGGCATCAGCGGCAGTGTGCTGTTTGGCACAGGCTCGGACGAGCTGCGCCCTGAGGGCCGCCAACTCCTCAAGAGCCTTGTGCAGCCTTTGATGGTGTATCTGCGCGAACGCGACGAGATGCTCATGGTGAGCGGATTCACCGACAACACCACGCTGCTGCGCGGTACCCATCAGCGCTTTGCAGACAACCTGGAGCTGTCGGCCCAGCGCGCACTCACCGTGGCGCGGGCCCTCATCGATGAGGGCATGCCCTCCTCGCAGGTGTTTGCTGCTGCGTTTGGTGCAGAGCAGCCCGTGGCAGACAACGCCGATGAGAAGGGCCGCGCACAAAACCGCCGTGTCGAAATGGCCCCGGTGCCCAAGGCATCGAACACCCAGCCACCGCGCAATGAGTGA
- a CDS encoding DUF802 domain-containing protein, whose product MNKSVMAAIFAVGLAAVGWVGWGFVGSSPLALAMTAVIGMVYVLGAFELMQFRAHTLSLTTALNGNSAEPLADLGGWLGRIAPSLRHPVRQRIEGERVALPGPALTPYLVGLLVMLGMLGTFLGMVVTFNGAVFALEASSNLESIRAALAAPIKGLGLSFGTSVAGVAASAMLGLLSAMSRRDRLQAVRLLDAHIPTLFRTFSPAHRREEMLRALQTQAQAMPLIAERLHDLMEGLDRRSGQLGEQLLAQQQGFHREAASAYTLLASTVGTSLHESLGASARQAGEAIRPVVEQAMTTLAQEAQRSHERLRETTNAQLQALSAQWEGTARQVADTWTTALHSHTQTQNTLVEQLDGALQTVTQAFDQRSSAMVASLEASAAQSRAADAAADQQRLHDWSRSMEDMASTLSAQWQRVGAQTEEQQQRTGQALEGAAQQLGHSLQTAAQAFDQRSSSLLATLQETVVQAHTAQVAADQQRQEGWSRSMEGMASSLSTEWQRMGAETVAQQQAVCQALEGAATQIDHTLQATTQAFDQHSSAWLAALQETVAQSHAAQATTDQQRLEGWGRSMEGMASSLSAEWQRVGAHTVAQQQAVCHALEATATQITERLTEQVARTLGGAAELMDQSDALLRTRLETEAQWVQTQGQRMDQLTGVWRTELVALRDAEAQRGHAAVERLDTLQTAVAQHLATLGSALEAPLTRLLQTASDVPQAAAEVITQLRQEMTRLSERDNVALAERTAMMEQVGTLLQSVNEAAVKQRAAIDALVGSAAQVLEQAGQQFAQSLSAQAGKVDEVATHVAASAVELASLGESFGHGVGLFSASNEKLMESLHGIEGAIQQSMSRSDEQLAYYVAQAREVIDLSISAQQGIVEDLRRLHGKASVPQGVAA is encoded by the coding sequence ATGAACAAAAGTGTGATGGCAGCCATCTTCGCCGTAGGCCTTGCGGCTGTGGGGTGGGTAGGCTGGGGTTTTGTGGGGTCCAGCCCGCTGGCGCTCGCCATGACGGCGGTGATTGGCATGGTGTACGTGTTGGGGGCCTTTGAGCTGATGCAGTTCCGCGCCCACACCCTGTCGCTGACCACGGCACTGAACGGCAACTCCGCGGAGCCGCTGGCCGACCTGGGTGGCTGGCTGGGGCGCATTGCACCGTCGCTGCGCCACCCGGTACGCCAGCGCATCGAGGGAGAGCGCGTGGCGCTGCCCGGCCCGGCCCTCACCCCCTATCTGGTGGGCTTGCTGGTCATGCTGGGTATGTTGGGTACCTTTCTAGGCATGGTGGTCACCTTCAATGGCGCCGTGTTCGCGCTGGAGGCATCTTCCAACCTGGAGTCGATCCGCGCAGCACTGGCCGCGCCCATCAAAGGCCTGGGTCTGTCGTTCGGCACATCGGTCGCCGGGGTGGCCGCGTCGGCCATGCTGGGCCTGTTGTCTGCCATGAGCCGGCGCGACCGGCTGCAGGCCGTGCGCCTGCTGGATGCGCACATCCCCACGCTGTTTCGGACGTTCTCGCCGGCCCACCGGCGCGAGGAAATGCTGCGCGCCTTGCAGACGCAGGCCCAGGCCATGCCCCTGATTGCGGAGCGCCTGCACGACCTGATGGAAGGGCTGGACCGGCGCAGTGGCCAGCTGGGCGAGCAACTGCTGGCACAACAGCAGGGCTTTCACCGCGAAGCTGCTTCGGCCTACACCCTGTTGGCGAGCACCGTGGGGACCTCGCTGCACGAGAGCCTGGGTGCCAGTGCCCGCCAGGCCGGTGAGGCGATTCGCCCCGTAGTCGAGCAGGCGATGACCACGCTGGCCCAGGAGGCGCAACGTTCGCACGAGCGTCTGCGCGAAACCACGAATGCGCAGCTCCAGGCGCTCTCGGCCCAGTGGGAGGGCACGGCCCGCCAGGTGGCCGACACCTGGACCACCGCCTTGCACAGCCACACCCAGACCCAGAACACCCTGGTGGAACAGCTCGACGGCGCGCTGCAGACAGTCACGCAAGCGTTTGACCAGCGCTCCAGCGCCATGGTGGCCTCGCTGGAGGCGTCGGCAGCGCAGTCGCGGGCGGCCGATGCGGCCGCTGATCAGCAGCGCCTGCACGATTGGAGCCGCTCCATGGAAGACATGGCCAGCACGCTCAGCGCCCAGTGGCAACGCGTGGGCGCGCAGACCGAGGAACAACAGCAGCGCACAGGCCAGGCCCTGGAGGGCGCTGCCCAGCAGTTGGGCCACAGCTTGCAGACGGCTGCGCAGGCCTTTGACCAGCGCTCCAGCAGCTTGCTCGCAACGCTGCAGGAGACGGTGGTGCAAGCCCATACCGCCCAGGTGGCGGCCGACCAGCAGCGCCAGGAAGGCTGGAGCCGGTCCATGGAAGGCATGGCCAGCAGCCTCAGCACCGAGTGGCAGCGCATGGGCGCAGAGACCGTGGCGCAACAACAGGCGGTGTGCCAGGCGCTGGAAGGCGCGGCCACACAAATCGACCACACCTTGCAAGCCACCACACAGGCCTTTGATCAGCACTCCAGTGCATGGTTGGCGGCCTTGCAGGAGACGGTAGCGCAATCCCATGCCGCCCAGGCGACGACCGACCAGCAGCGCCTGGAAGGCTGGGGCCGGTCCATGGAAGGCATGGCCAGCAGCCTCAGCGCCGAGTGGCAGCGCGTGGGCGCACACACCGTGGCGCAGCAACAGGCTGTGTGCCACGCCCTGGAGGCCACGGCCACACAGATCACCGAACGACTGACCGAGCAGGTGGCCCGCACGCTGGGCGGCGCGGCCGAATTGATGGACCAGTCGGACGCGCTGTTGCGCACACGCCTGGAAACCGAGGCCCAGTGGGTGCAGACCCAAGGCCAGCGCATGGACCAACTGACGGGTGTATGGCGCACCGAGCTGGTGGCCCTGCGCGATGCCGAGGCCCAGCGCGGCCACGCCGCCGTGGAGCGGCTCGACACACTGCAGACGGCCGTGGCACAGCACCTGGCCACCCTCGGCTCAGCACTGGAAGCACCGCTCACGCGCCTGTTGCAGACGGCATCGGATGTGCCGCAGGCTGCCGCCGAGGTCATCACCCAGCTGCGCCAGGAAATGACGCGCCTGAGCGAGCGCGACAACGTCGCACTGGCAGAACGCACGGCCATGATGGAGCAGGTCGGCACCCTGCTGCAGTCGGTGAACGAAGCCGCCGTAAAGCAACGCGCGGCCATCGACGCCTTGGTGGGCTCGGCCGCCCAGGTGCTGGAGCAGGCGGGGCAGCAGTTTGCCCAGTCGCTCAGCGCACAGGCAGGCAAGGTGGACGAGGTCGCAACGCATGTCGCCGCCAGCGCTGTGGAACTGGCCAGCCTGGGCGAATCCTTCGGCCACGGCGTCGGCCTGTTCAGTGCCAGCAACGAAAAGCTCATGGAAAGCCTCCACGGCATCGAAGGCGCCATCCAACAGTCGATGAGCCGCAGCGATGAGCAACTGGCCTACTACGTGGCCCAGGCCCGCGAGGTGATCGACCTGAGCATCAGTGCGCAGCAGGGCATTGTGGAAGACCTGCGCCGGCTGCACGGCAAGGCCTCTGTGCCACAAGGAGTGGCGGCGTGA